The proteins below come from a single Streptomyces spongiicola genomic window:
- a CDS encoding nitroreductase family deazaflavin-dependent oxidoreductase, protein MNHSAPRPRRPAPPAGWRRRAARLPVRLFRIGLGPLFGGRLLLLVHTGRLTGAARTAVLEVVEHTASPCSWTVASGYGPEAQWYRNLGHTPRATVQSGRRFHAVTARFLPAEDGGQIMARYAEARPRTAARLCAYLGLGADGTPEGYREAGRLIPFVRLECDPACHRPRGRGRASGG, encoded by the coding sequence GTGAACCACTCCGCTCCCCGACCCCGGCGCCCCGCCCCACCGGCCGGCTGGCGGCGGCGGGCCGCACGGCTGCCCGTCAGGCTGTTCCGGATAGGCCTGGGTCCGCTCTTCGGGGGACGGCTGCTGCTGCTCGTCCACACCGGAAGGCTGACCGGTGCCGCGCGCACCGCGGTTCTGGAGGTCGTCGAGCACACGGCGTCCCCGTGCTCGTGGACGGTGGCGTCCGGGTACGGCCCCGAAGCCCAGTGGTACCGCAACCTCGGGCACACCCCGCGGGCCACCGTGCAGTCCGGCAGACGCTTCCACGCCGTGACCGCCCGGTTCCTTCCCGCGGAGGACGGGGGCCAGATCATGGCCCGCTACGCCGAGGCCCGACCCCGTACGGCCGCGCGCCTGTGCGCCTACCTGGGACTGGGCGCCGACGGGACGCCGGAGGGGTACCGCGAGGCGGGGCGGCTCATCCCCTTCGTCCGGCTGGAGTGCGACCCGGCGTGCCACCGCCCCCGCGGCCGCGGGCGGGCGTCCGGCGGCTGA
- a CDS encoding PP2C family protein-serine/threonine phosphatase codes for MPEATPRRSAVLTVLPYGVMAVVTAVDVTAGPAVGFLPLVSLGPAFAGLVGGWRRTALIGGIAMLLCLTLGLYDGLFDGRRGWTALASVAGVTVAGLVAAVMRQRREAELASVRSIAEVAQRVLLRPVPRSAGPLRVAVSYTSAVAEARIGGDLYEVVASPTGVRVIVGDVQGKGLDAVETAALVLGAFREAAHDEPDLAGVGARLERVADRELQGEKFVTAVVAEVGNDGTVTLLNYGHPAPMLLRPDGRVGFAEPPLPALPLGLGLHGAEGPVPYRADFAPGDQILLYTDGVSEARDPADRFYPLCERGGLLADPDPESALLALRGDLVQHAEGPLHDDAAMLLLRYHRADVIGGTAPRAPGAAGTATAEGRKGL; via the coding sequence ATGCCCGAAGCGACTCCGCGGCGCTCCGCCGTGCTGACCGTCCTCCCGTACGGCGTCATGGCCGTCGTCACCGCCGTCGACGTGACGGCGGGCCCGGCCGTCGGGTTCCTCCCACTCGTCTCCCTGGGCCCCGCCTTCGCCGGGCTGGTCGGAGGCTGGCGCCGGACGGCCCTGATCGGCGGAATCGCGATGCTGCTGTGCCTCACCCTCGGCCTCTACGACGGTCTGTTCGACGGCCGGAGGGGCTGGACGGCGCTGGCGTCCGTGGCGGGAGTGACCGTGGCCGGGCTGGTCGCCGCGGTGATGAGGCAGCGGCGGGAAGCCGAACTGGCCAGCGTCAGGTCGATCGCCGAGGTCGCCCAGCGGGTGCTGCTGAGACCCGTTCCGCGCAGCGCCGGCCCCCTCCGGGTGGCGGTCTCCTACACCTCCGCCGTCGCCGAGGCGCGCATCGGCGGCGACCTGTACGAGGTGGTGGCGTCGCCCACCGGCGTGCGGGTGATCGTCGGGGACGTCCAGGGCAAGGGGCTGGACGCGGTCGAGACCGCCGCCCTCGTGCTCGGCGCGTTCCGGGAGGCCGCACACGACGAGCCGGACCTCGCGGGTGTCGGCGCCAGACTCGAGCGGGTGGCCGACCGGGAGTTGCAGGGCGAGAAGTTCGTGACGGCCGTCGTGGCCGAGGTCGGCAACGACGGGACGGTGACACTGCTCAACTACGGCCACCCCGCGCCCATGCTCCTGCGGCCGGACGGCCGGGTCGGCTTCGCGGAGCCACCGCTGCCCGCGCTGCCGCTGGGTCTCGGCCTGCACGGGGCGGAAGGCCCCGTGCCGTACCGGGCGGACTTCGCGCCGGGTGACCAGATCCTCCTGTACACGGACGGAGTCTCCGAGGCCCGCGACCCGGCGGACCGCTTCTATCCCCTGTGCGAGCGCGGCGGTCTGCTCGCGGACCCCGACCCCGAGTCCGCCCTGCTGGCGCTGCGCGGCGACCTGGTCCAGCACGCCGAGGGGCCGCTCCACGACGATGCGGCCATGCTGCTGCTCCGCTACCACCGGGCGGATGTGATCGGCGGCACGGCCCCCCGGGCGCCGGGCGCGGCGGGTACCGCGACGGCAGAGGGTAGAAAAGGGCTATGA
- a CDS encoding site-2 protease family protein, translating to MNNSLRIGHVFGVPLSVHWTVPLLIVLFGYSLGSQTLPAWLPGRSATAYTVAGLAGALLLLLSLLAHETAHALTARRKGIPVHDVTLWALGGVTRMDRPSAPGAAFLVAVSGPLTSLAVGGVALGAGMGLAAGPGWAVPTAVLLWLGWVNLLVAVFNLLPAAPLDGGRVVQALMWWRTGDRERAERAAGRGGQILGILLVAVGWLAVLRGSWSGLWLAVLGFFVIVVANAERRQASLTRVLGGVRAADVMAGPVETAPDWITVQRYFDEPSGSPAHGRHSDVPLLDFEGRPSGLLQLPRLSAIPAARRETLRLRDVAVPLSRCTTCAPGDLLEEVLKNVRPRGGGLPILVMDGGTLVGVITAGDLDRLAQRRMLRGDGTG from the coding sequence ATGAACAACTCACTCCGGATCGGACACGTCTTCGGAGTGCCGCTCAGCGTCCACTGGACGGTGCCGCTGCTGATCGTCCTCTTCGGGTACAGCCTGGGCAGCCAGACGCTCCCCGCCTGGCTCCCGGGACGCTCGGCCACCGCCTACACCGTGGCCGGACTCGCCGGCGCCCTGCTCCTCCTCCTCAGCCTGCTGGCGCACGAGACCGCACACGCACTCACCGCCCGGCGCAAGGGCATCCCGGTCCACGACGTCACGTTGTGGGCGCTCGGCGGCGTGACCCGGATGGACAGGCCGTCCGCACCGGGTGCGGCCTTCCTCGTCGCCGTGAGCGGGCCGCTCACCAGCCTGGCCGTCGGGGGAGTGGCACTCGGTGCAGGGATGGGACTGGCCGCGGGACCGGGCTGGGCGGTTCCCACCGCCGTGCTGCTCTGGCTCGGCTGGGTCAACCTCCTCGTCGCCGTGTTCAACCTTCTGCCCGCGGCACCGCTCGACGGCGGCCGGGTGGTGCAGGCCCTGATGTGGTGGCGCACCGGAGACCGGGAGCGCGCCGAGCGGGCGGCGGGTCGCGGCGGGCAGATCCTCGGCATCCTGCTCGTCGCCGTCGGGTGGCTGGCCGTGCTGCGCGGTTCGTGGAGCGGGCTGTGGCTGGCCGTCCTCGGGTTCTTCGTCATCGTCGTCGCCAACGCCGAGCGCCGGCAGGCTTCCCTGACCAGGGTCCTGGGGGGTGTGCGTGCCGCGGATGTCATGGCCGGTCCCGTCGAGACGGCCCCCGACTGGATCACCGTGCAGCGCTACTTCGACGAACCCTCGGGCTCCCCCGCGCACGGTCGCCACTCGGACGTGCCGCTGCTCGACTTCGAGGGCCGTCCGAGCGGCCTGCTCCAACTGCCCAGGCTCTCCGCGATCCCGGCGGCCCGGCGGGAGACGCTGCGCCTGCGCGATGTGGCCGTCCCCCTGTCCCGGTGCACCACATGCGCGCCGGGCGACCTGCTGGAGGAGGTCCTCAAGAACGTGCGGCCCCGGGGCGGCGGCCTGCCGATCCTCGTCATGGACGGCGGGACCCTCGTCGGCGTCATCACCGCCGGCGACCTCGACCGCCTGGCCCAGCGCCGAATGCTGCGCGGAGACGGGACCGGTTGA
- a CDS encoding PRC-barrel domain-containing protein, which produces MMLFSTAQGRTVIALSTAERLGTITACTIAPSPAHISSLHLRTRGRHGHVMLWKNVQSFGEDAVTVRSAEGLKPEKELESAEEAHKSHDPLGKRVLTEAGESMGIVEDIDFDEKDGSLRALLTTEGKVPGDRLKGVGGYAVVVRRPG; this is translated from the coding sequence ATGATGCTGTTCAGCACCGCTCAGGGGCGCACCGTGATCGCCCTCTCGACCGCGGAACGGCTCGGGACCATCACCGCCTGCACGATCGCGCCTTCGCCGGCGCACATCTCGTCCCTCCACCTCAGGACCCGCGGGCGCCACGGCCACGTCATGCTGTGGAAGAACGTCCAGTCCTTCGGCGAGGACGCCGTGACGGTCCGTTCGGCCGAGGGGCTGAAACCCGAGAAGGAGCTGGAGTCCGCCGAGGAGGCGCACAAGAGTCACGACCCGCTCGGCAAGCGGGTCCTCACGGAGGCCGGGGAGAGCATGGGAATCGTCGAGGACATCGACTTCGACGAGAAGGACGGCAGCCTCCGGGCACTGCTCACCACGGAAGGGAAGGTACCGGGAGACCGACTCAAGGGGGTCGGCGGCTACGCCGTCGTCGTCCGACGCCCCGGATGA
- a CDS encoding TerC family protein, with amino-acid sequence MLDVPIWLWAAFAVTVVVSLAVDLLAHREAHVIGFREAAVWSGVWVGLALLFGGVVFLVLGTTPSVEYTTAWLLEKSLSVDNLFVFALIFAYFRVPRAYQHRVLFFGVIGALVFRGVFLTAGVAVVSRFTAVLYAFALALFYSTYKILKEEDSFDPGRSLAVRLLRRVMPVRDEYAGMRFTVREGGRRVATPLLAVVVAIEAADLIFAVDSVPAVLAISDDTFIVYTSNAFAILGLRALYFLLAGLLDRFHHLGTGLALILSFIAVKLILQASHELFSSSVPEIPSPVSLAVIAVVLAVSVVLSLRRPPSRRTAGDEAHSARRDAPDGSDPPRDGGASHP; translated from the coding sequence GTGCTGGACGTGCCGATCTGGCTGTGGGCGGCGTTCGCCGTCACGGTGGTGGTGTCGCTGGCCGTCGACCTGCTGGCGCACCGCGAGGCACATGTCATCGGGTTCAGGGAAGCAGCCGTGTGGAGCGGTGTGTGGGTGGGCCTCGCCCTGCTCTTCGGCGGGGTCGTCTTCCTGGTCCTGGGCACGACGCCCAGCGTGGAGTACACGACCGCCTGGCTCCTGGAGAAGAGCCTCTCGGTCGACAACCTGTTCGTCTTCGCCCTGATCTTCGCCTACTTCCGGGTCCCCCGTGCCTACCAGCACCGGGTGCTGTTCTTCGGCGTCATCGGCGCCCTGGTGTTCCGGGGCGTCTTCCTCACCGCGGGCGTGGCCGTGGTCAGCCGGTTCACCGCGGTGCTGTACGCCTTCGCCCTGGCCCTCTTCTACAGCACCTACAAGATCCTCAAGGAGGAGGACAGCTTCGACCCGGGCAGGAGCCTCGCCGTGCGCCTGCTGCGCAGGGTCATGCCGGTGCGCGACGAGTACGCCGGGATGAGGTTCACCGTCCGGGAGGGGGGACGGCGGGTCGCCACCCCGCTCCTCGCGGTCGTCGTCGCGATCGAGGCGGCCGACCTGATCTTCGCCGTGGACAGCGTGCCCGCCGTCCTGGCGATCAGCGACGACACCTTCATCGTCTACACCAGCAACGCGTTCGCCATCCTCGGCCTGCGCGCCCTGTACTTCCTGCTCGCCGGGCTGCTGGACCGGTTCCACCACCTGGGCACGGGCCTCGCGCTGATCCTCTCCTTCATCGCCGTGAAGCTGATCCTGCAGGCGTCCCACGAGCTGTTCAGCAGCAGCGTCCCGGAGATCCCCTCGCCGGTGAGCCTCGCCGTGATCGCGGTGGTGCTGGCGGTGTCCGTCGTGCTGAGCCTGCGCCGCCCTCCTTCCCGCCGTACGGCCGGGGACGAGGCGCATTCCGCGCGGCGGGACGCACCGGACGGGAGCGACCCGCCGCGAGACGGCGGAGCCTCCCACCCGTGA
- a CDS encoding slipin family protein: MAQELLTVLALAGSGAVLYLAAAARIVKQYERGVVLRFGRLRERVRTPGFTMIIPGVDRMHKVNMQIVTMPVPAQDGITRDNVTVRVDAVIYFKVVDPADAIIRVEDYRFAVSQMAQTSLRSILGKSELDDLLSNREKLNQGLELMMDSPAVEWGVTIDRVEIKDVSLPETMKRSMARQAEADRERRARVINADAELQASRKLAEAAGAMADQPAALQLRLLQTVVAVAAEKNSTLVLPFPVELLRFLDRSTPNRPAAQATAGAQALDPQRAEPSGDSRPSQRETPERAEAAERPPGQRSTASMDKVRRRS, encoded by the coding sequence GTGGCCCAGGAACTCCTGACCGTGCTGGCCCTCGCGGGCTCCGGAGCCGTGCTGTACCTGGCGGCCGCGGCCCGAATCGTCAAACAGTACGAGCGAGGGGTGGTCCTGCGCTTCGGCCGGCTGCGCGAGCGTGTACGCACCCCGGGATTCACCATGATCATCCCGGGCGTCGACCGCATGCACAAGGTGAACATGCAGATCGTGACGATGCCCGTACCCGCCCAGGACGGCATCACCCGCGACAACGTGACCGTACGCGTCGACGCGGTCATCTACTTCAAGGTCGTCGACCCGGCCGACGCGATCATCCGTGTCGAGGACTACCGCTTCGCCGTCTCCCAGATGGCCCAGACCTCGCTGCGCTCGATTCTCGGCAAGAGCGAACTCGACGACCTGCTCTCCAACCGCGAGAAGCTCAACCAGGGCCTGGAGCTCATGATGGACAGCCCCGCCGTCGAGTGGGGTGTCACCATCGACCGCGTGGAGATCAAGGACGTGTCCCTGCCGGAGACCATGAAGCGCTCGATGGCCCGGCAGGCGGAAGCCGACCGCGAACGCCGAGCCCGCGTCATCAACGCCGACGCCGAGTTGCAGGCCTCCAGGAAGCTCGCCGAGGCAGCCGGCGCGATGGCCGACCAGCCCGCGGCCCTGCAACTGCGGCTCCTCCAGACCGTCGTGGCCGTCGCCGCCGAGAAGAACTCCACTCTCGTCCTGCCGTTCCCGGTGGAGCTGCTGCGGTTCCTGGACCGGTCCACGCCGAACCGGCCGGCGGCACAGGCGACGGCCGGAGCCCAGGCGCTCGACCCGCAGCGCGCCGAACCCTCCGGGGACTCGCGCCCGTCGCAGAGGGAGACACCCGAGCGGGCGGAAGCGGCCGAGCGACCGCCGGGGCAGCGCTCGACGGCGAGCATGGACAAGGTCCGGCGCCGCTCCTGA
- a CDS encoding DUF2180 family protein yields MDCYECHFHKLRTTAVAVCRECGVGLCGEHLYLDTQTVHGDAGLGKTTGDIPARCVLCSVCRRAEHSVWRAPQATRQHV; encoded by the coding sequence GTGGACTGCTACGAGTGCCACTTCCACAAGCTCAGGACGACCGCGGTCGCCGTGTGCCGCGAGTGCGGTGTGGGCCTGTGCGGTGAGCATTTGTACCTCGACACACAGACCGTGCACGGCGATGCCGGGCTCGGGAAGACGACCGGCGACATCCCGGCCCGCTGTGTGCTGTGCTCCGTGTGCCGGCGCGCCGAGCACAGCGTCTGGCGCGCGCCGCAGGCGACCCGGCAGCACGTCTAG
- a CDS encoding PucR family transcriptional regulator, producing the protein MAMGEEPRGTRSAERPDAGPPGAVRGGDALERHHRLLAETALSGRPLSGASLQGLRELGAAAADRGTTLHAVLDEYFTGARRVWAGLGCPQGGDRSSGLRETAQAFLRASGESAVALSEGYETAHRAAIRREEASRREFVDDLLEGRTPLGRLAERAERFGLRLVGPHTVSVGHAGERFEAGDATTRYVEDALTTRFGVEQVLITTKDGVLVCVASGSGTQVPEFFAGQAASAVAGPCRIAVSRPRTGPSGIVRSYREARRALDVARRLGFTASVVRASDVLVFQVLERDRAAITDLVSTVLGGLEQARGGPSSLLETLAAYFATGCSNTGTARRLGLGVRTVGYRIARVHQLTGYDPTDPDQRYVLQTAVLGARLLGWPATPLRSAD; encoded by the coding sequence ATGGCGATGGGCGAAGAGCCCCGAGGCACGCGCTCCGCGGAGCGTCCCGACGCCGGCCCGCCGGGGGCGGTCCGGGGCGGTGACGCACTGGAGCGCCATCACCGGCTCCTCGCCGAGACGGCTTTGAGCGGAAGGCCGCTGTCCGGCGCCTCCCTCCAGGGCCTGCGGGAGCTGGGTGCCGCCGCGGCCGACCGGGGCACCACGCTCCATGCCGTGCTCGACGAGTACTTCACCGGTGCCCGCCGGGTCTGGGCCGGTCTGGGGTGTCCTCAGGGCGGCGACCGCTCTTCCGGGCTTCGCGAGACGGCACAGGCGTTTCTGCGGGCGAGCGGCGAGTCGGCCGTGGCACTGAGCGAGGGCTACGAGACCGCCCACCGGGCGGCGATCCGCCGGGAGGAGGCGAGCCGGCGCGAGTTCGTCGACGACCTCCTGGAGGGGCGCACACCGCTGGGCCGGCTGGCGGAGCGGGCCGAGCGCTTCGGCCTGCGGCTCGTCGGGCCCCACACCGTCAGCGTCGGGCATGCCGGGGAGCGCTTCGAGGCGGGCGACGCCACGACGCGGTACGTCGAGGACGCGCTCACCACCCGGTTCGGGGTGGAGCAGGTGCTCATCACCACCAAGGACGGTGTGCTGGTCTGCGTCGCCTCGGGCTCGGGGACGCAGGTTCCCGAGTTCTTCGCCGGACAGGCGGCGAGTGCGGTCGCAGGACCGTGCCGGATCGCCGTGAGCCGGCCCAGAACGGGCCCCAGCGGCATTGTCCGCTCCTACCGGGAGGCCCGCCGGGCCCTCGACGTGGCCCGCCGGCTGGGCTTCACCGCATCCGTGGTGCGGGCCTCGGACGTCCTGGTGTTCCAGGTGCTGGAACGGGACCGGGCAGCGATCACGGATCTGGTGAGCACGGTCCTCGGGGGCCTCGAACAGGCTCGTGGAGGCCCCAGCTCACTGCTGGAGACGCTCGCCGCGTACTTCGCGACCGGATGCAGCAACACCGGCACGGCACGGCGGCTGGGACTGGGGGTCCGCACCGTCGGCTACCGGATCGCCCGGGTGCACCAGCTCACCGGCTACGACCCGACCGACCCCGACCAGCGGTACGTCCTGCAGACGGCGGTACTGGGAGCCCGCCTCCTGGGCTGGCCGGCGACTCCGCTGCGGTCCGCCGACTGA
- a CDS encoding MarR family winged helix-turn-helix transcriptional regulator: MTEQGQQHVDDVDAVTRAVLTASRLLVAVSARSLAAVEDRVTLPQFRLLVVLSTRGPAKLVVLAERLGVNPSTAMRMIDRLITAGLADRQTNPENRRETVLRLTPEGRALVEDVTDRRRREIATIVERMAGEQRAALVGALTAFNEAGGEPSAPAADSAMYPLGWADRQGVS, from the coding sequence ATGACCGAACAAGGGCAACAGCACGTCGACGACGTCGACGCCGTGACGCGCGCGGTGCTCACGGCGTCCAGGCTGCTGGTCGCCGTCTCCGCCCGCTCCCTGGCCGCTGTCGAGGACCGGGTGACGCTGCCGCAGTTCCGGCTCCTGGTGGTGCTCTCCACGCGCGGGCCGGCCAAGCTCGTGGTGCTGGCCGAGCGGCTCGGCGTCAACCCCTCCACGGCGATGCGCATGATCGACCGCCTGATCACGGCCGGCCTGGCGGACCGGCAGACGAATCCGGAGAACCGCCGGGAGACGGTACTGCGGCTCACGCCCGAGGGCCGCGCTCTCGTCGAGGACGTCACCGACCGGCGCCGACGGGAGATCGCGACGATCGTGGAGCGGATGGCCGGCGAGCAGCGTGCCGCGCTGGTCGGGGCGCTCACCGCCTTCAACGAGGCGGGGGGCGAGCCGAGCGCACCTGCCGCGGACAGCGCGATGTACCCCTTGGGCTGGGCCGACCGTCAGGGCGTGTCGTGA
- a CDS encoding DUF3040 domain-containing protein, translating to MNSGRDDGRILAHLERRLARDDPGLAATMDALNRQFTDEPRERSADGREADPGTGPADTGKRRNRGMTALTLIAVTAILGLFLTALLNGSPERADPDPGTPRGPGTGVPTQSEPRFAPGTPPRGRRPGTAADVRLPVRLRAAPDRTDRRRP from the coding sequence ATGAACTCCGGCAGGGACGACGGGCGCATCCTCGCGCACCTCGAACGGCGCCTTGCCCGGGACGATCCGGGGCTGGCGGCGACCATGGACGCCCTCAACCGGCAGTTCACCGACGAGCCCCGGGAACGGTCGGCCGACGGACGGGAGGCGGACCCGGGGACCGGCCCCGCGGACACCGGGAAGCGGCGCAACCGGGGGATGACCGCGCTCACCCTGATCGCCGTCACGGCGATCCTCGGACTCTTCCTCACCGCTCTTCTCAACGGCAGCCCGGAGAGGGCCGATCCGGACCCGGGGACCCCGCGAGGACCCGGCACGGGAGTGCCGACCCAGAGCGAGCCCCGCTTCGCGCCGGGGACACCGCCCCGCGGACGCCGCCCGGGCACCGCGGCGGACGTCCGCCTGCCCGTCCGGCTGCGCGCGGCCCCGGACCGGACGGACAGGAGGCGGCCATGA
- a CDS encoding DUF4142 domain-containing protein — protein sequence MRSNRSAAASTTSRTIGVVLAVCAVIATVLIVTRGGDEEASASQTPAGTTAQNGYGQSGTEGYGHSSDAGHGAAAEGSAAQGGQAERSGPQPVTEVDKTFLVAVRQAGLWEIPAGRLAQTNASSEAVKRAGLHLMDGHSKLDQLVREDAEILGVPIPDQATPEQQGWVKQMENARGAEFDRIFANLLRASHGKIFATIGEVRAASQNDLIRRHARQANQTVLDHLEVLEDTGLVDSATFAEVEEAVTPK from the coding sequence ATGCGTTCCAATCGAAGCGCAGCCGCATCCACCACCTCGAGGACGATCGGGGTGGTCCTGGCCGTCTGCGCGGTCATCGCCACCGTCCTGATCGTCACGCGGGGAGGCGACGAAGAGGCATCGGCCTCGCAGACACCCGCCGGGACCACCGCGCAGAACGGCTACGGACAGTCCGGCACCGAGGGGTACGGGCACTCCTCCGACGCCGGGCACGGCGCGGCGGCCGAGGGCAGCGCGGCCCAGGGCGGCCAGGCGGAGCGGTCCGGCCCCCAGCCGGTGACCGAGGTGGACAAGACCTTCCTGGTCGCGGTCCGGCAGGCGGGCCTCTGGGAGATCCCCGCGGGCCGGCTCGCGCAGACGAACGCGTCCAGCGAAGCGGTCAAGCGCGCCGGGCTGCACCTGATGGACGGGCACAGCAAGCTCGACCAGCTGGTCCGCGAGGACGCCGAGATCCTCGGCGTCCCGATCCCCGACCAGGCCACGCCGGAGCAGCAGGGCTGGGTCAAGCAGATGGAGAACGCCCGGGGAGCCGAGTTCGACCGCATCTTCGCGAACCTGCTGCGCGCGTCCCACGGAAAGATCTTCGCCACCATCGGCGAGGTCAGGGCCGCCTCGCAGAACGACCTCATCCGCCGCCACGCCCGGCAGGCCAACCAGACGGTGCTGGACCACCTGGAGGTCCTGGAGGACACCGGCCTGGTCGACAGCGCGACCTTCGCCGAGGTGGAGGAGGCCGTGACGCCGAAGTAG
- the hypE gene encoding hydrogenase expression/formation protein HypE, whose amino-acid sequence MSETTEAPDVLAWTCPLPLRERPRVVMGHGGGGALSAELVRDVFAPAYGGPALSVTGDSATVELGGARLAFSTDSFVVRPLFFPGGSIGHLAVNGTVNDLAMSGARPAYLSCGFILEEGVETGVVRRVAEALGEAARTAGVEVATGDTKVVEAGHGDGVFINTSGIGLVPPGVDLRPQRVVPGDVVIVSGPIGAHGVAVMSVREGLEFGVEIESDCAALAGLVETMLAVTEDLHVLRDPTRGGLAAALNEIAAASGTGVVVLERAVPVPAPVANACAVLGLDPMYVANEGKLVAFVPRAHADAVLAAMRAHPLGREAAVIGEAVADHPGMVVARTGLGGTRVVDLPLGEQLPRIC is encoded by the coding sequence TTGTCTGAGACCACCGAAGCGCCGGACGTCCTCGCCTGGACGTGCCCCCTTCCCCTGCGTGAACGGCCCCGGGTGGTGATGGGCCACGGCGGGGGCGGCGCCCTGTCGGCGGAACTGGTCCGCGACGTCTTCGCGCCCGCCTACGGAGGCCCCGCACTGTCCGTGACGGGCGACTCCGCGACGGTCGAACTCGGCGGCGCCCGGCTCGCGTTCTCGACGGACTCCTTCGTGGTGCGCCCGCTGTTCTTCCCCGGCGGGAGCATCGGGCACCTCGCCGTCAACGGCACCGTCAACGACCTCGCCATGAGCGGTGCCCGCCCGGCGTACCTCTCCTGCGGGTTCATCCTCGAGGAGGGCGTCGAGACCGGGGTGGTGCGGCGGGTGGCCGAGGCACTCGGCGAGGCGGCCCGCACGGCGGGAGTGGAGGTGGCTACCGGCGACACCAAGGTCGTCGAGGCGGGCCACGGCGACGGGGTCTTCATCAACACCTCCGGCATCGGACTGGTCCCGCCCGGCGTCGACCTGCGGCCGCAGCGCGTCGTGCCCGGTGACGTGGTGATCGTCAGCGGTCCGATCGGCGCCCACGGAGTGGCCGTCATGAGTGTGCGCGAGGGCCTGGAGTTCGGGGTCGAGATCGAGAGCGACTGCGCCGCCCTCGCCGGCCTCGTCGAGACCATGCTCGCGGTCACGGAGGACCTGCACGTCCTGCGCGACCCGACCCGCGGTGGACTGGCCGCCGCGCTCAACGAGATCGCCGCGGCCTCCGGTACCGGGGTCGTCGTCCTGGAGCGGGCCGTTCCGGTCCCGGCCCCGGTGGCGAACGCCTGCGCCGTGCTGGGGCTGGACCCGATGTACGTCGCCAACGAGGGCAAGCTCGTCGCCTTCGTCCCCCGGGCGCACGCCGACGCCGTGCTGGCCGCCATGCGCGCCCACCCGCTCGGACGGGAGGCGGCGGTGATCGGCGAGGCGGTGGCGGACCATCCCGGGATGGTGGTCGCCCGCACCGGGCTCGGCGGAACGCGCGTGGTGGACCTGCCGCTCGGGGAGCAACTGCCGCGCATCTGCTGA
- a CDS encoding PRC-barrel domain-containing protein — MSTYLRAREISQEPVVTLAGEDVARIKDVVFDPMRGSITCFTLSGRGLLAGPLKRALLWKKVHALGPDAVMIRDEDSLEEDDEAARERIEAPGGGSVIGARVMTEEGSALGTITDVIIETSGTPKVIGYEVGPTARTGQTVFLPVIRPKSVSEEMMVVPACTADFTAGDPAGLPAAAEGLRRRLEQEA, encoded by the coding sequence ATGAGCACGTATCTGCGCGCACGGGAGATCAGCCAGGAGCCGGTGGTCACACTCGCGGGCGAGGACGTCGCCCGGATCAAGGACGTCGTCTTCGACCCGATGCGCGGCTCCATCACCTGCTTCACGCTCAGCGGCCGGGGACTGCTCGCCGGCCCGCTCAAGCGCGCGCTGCTGTGGAAGAAGGTCCACGCACTCGGCCCGGACGCGGTGATGATCAGGGACGAGGACTCGCTGGAGGAGGACGACGAGGCGGCGAGGGAGCGGATAGAGGCGCCGGGCGGGGGCAGCGTCATCGGCGCCCGCGTGATGACCGAGGAGGGGAGCGCTCTGGGCACGATCACCGACGTGATCATCGAGACCTCCGGGACTCCCAAGGTGATCGGGTACGAGGTCGGCCCCACCGCACGGACGGGGCAGACGGTCTTCCTGCCGGTGATCAGACCGAAGTCCGTCTCGGAGGAGATGATGGTCGTACCGGCGTGCACGGCCGATTTCACGGCCGGGGACCCCGCCGGCCTCCCCGCCGCTGCCGAGGGCCTGCGGCGACGACTCGAGCAGGAGGCATGA